Proteins encoded in a region of the Nitrospira sp. genome:
- a CDS encoding peptidylprolyl isomerase: MKRVSLRSDRLVRFKLPLVLLVIWSWPPAFSAAHLQDRIVAIVNSELIMLSDVKREFEMEQERLSREHRGNDLPLRLKTAEYMALTKLIERRLQLQEAKAKKVEVSDLEVKQALEQMQRQGSPFNITNANHVQNVRDQLLLMRVVDMHIRGNISVGDSEIKRFYQEHRDRFAVPEEYQLSQIIIHPRSSDGLAEALTKARRAMDDLKRGEKFEDVAMQHSDGANALQGGRLGWVRQGELLPVIEQAVAHLVLGGISEIIESPEGIQIIRMDDRKPKQFRRYEDARREIQELVYQQKSDAMYQSWLIDLKNKAYIEIKFDQAAEKEQPQSVRSTP, from the coding sequence ATGAAACGCGTTTCGCTCCGATCGGACAGGCTGGTCCGATTCAAGTTGCCGTTAGTCTTGCTGGTAATCTGGTCCTGGCCTCCAGCCTTTTCAGCTGCTCATCTGCAGGATCGCATCGTCGCCATCGTCAATTCCGAATTGATCATGTTGTCTGATGTGAAGCGCGAGTTTGAAATGGAGCAAGAACGGCTTTCCCGCGAGCACCGTGGGAACGACCTCCCCCTGCGGTTGAAAACAGCGGAGTACATGGCCTTGACCAAGCTCATCGAGCGGCGGTTGCAACTGCAGGAAGCCAAGGCCAAAAAAGTTGAGGTCTCAGACCTGGAAGTGAAACAAGCCCTTGAACAGATGCAGCGGCAAGGCAGTCCCTTCAACATCACCAATGCGAATCATGTGCAGAACGTGCGCGATCAGCTCCTCCTCATGAGAGTCGTGGACATGCATATTCGCGGCAACATTAGCGTCGGTGACTCCGAGATCAAGCGGTTCTACCAAGAGCATCGTGACCGATTCGCCGTTCCAGAAGAGTACCAACTGAGCCAGATCATCATTCATCCGCGTTCCTCCGACGGATTGGCCGAGGCCTTGACCAAAGCGCGCCGAGCCATGGACGACTTGAAGCGAGGAGAGAAATTTGAGGATGTTGCCATGCAGCATTCCGACGGCGCCAATGCCTTGCAAGGCGGACGACTCGGATGGGTCCGACAGGGGGAACTCCTACCCGTCATCGAACAAGCAGTCGCCCACCTCGTGCTGGGAGGAATCTCCGAAATCATCGAAAGCCCTGAGGGAATCCAGATTATCCGCATGGATGACAGAAAACCGAAACAGTTTCGTCGATACGAGGACGCACGTCGGGAGATTCAGGAACTGGTCTATCAGCAGAAGAGCGATGCCATGTATCAATCCTGGCTCATTGATCTCAAGAACAAAGCCTACATCGAGATTAAGTTCGATCAAGCTGCCGAAAAAGAGCAGCCACAGTCTGTGCGGTCGACACCATGA
- the mfd gene encoding transcription-repair coupling factor → MFNDLCFFHELMGHPVEDLAWFPEWETLPYEATAPHVGLIAHRMTTLHRLLVNPPTILVTSVAAAMHLVIPRSTFAQAIIQFKTTEAFERDSLITNLLRLGYRRVSVVEIPGEFSIRGGIVDIFSTAYANPVRVEFLGDQVESIRLFDPATQTSIKKLNDGLVLPAREFVRPPHTPDAIVPIQADAEWRSPDLYDSMDTLFDYLTAIPFLALDQPDALKKACEAAWERIDDGYLRHVDRDATQPYPSPERLFLTWQGLQQRIATWPMVALEPLAAPDSTWKETFSFSTQAPGSIGLGIRGTAFSQTLTLLDGLRNDHRVVLVARSRGQVDRLLALFREHDLPADPWNPTAWSGHRTGKLPFYVLHGDLSAGFLSAELRVALLTEEELFAKGARHKPQPKSRTATFLSSLEDLSVGAYVVHVQHGIAKYRGLKRLSVQDFESDFLILEFSGGDTLYVPLDRLNQVQRYSGAESHVPRLDRLGGTSWARTTARVKKDIEEMAQELIDLYANRELVKRNAYGATTTLYHEFEAAFEYEETPDQLKAIEDIGKDMESTKPMDRLVCGDVGYGKTEVAMRAAFKAVEHDRQVAVLVPTTLLAHQHYENFAERFAPFPMRVALLSRFQSTKETRTILKDVATGIVDIVIGTHRLLQQDVMFRHLGLVIIDEEQWFGVKHKERLKQLRTQVDVVTLTATPIPRTLQMAMSSVRDLSIIDTPPAGRLAIKTEVIRFSDKAVRDAILRELGRGGQVYFVHNRVETMERIGAWLHQLVPEARMVMAHGQMDARPLEAVMLKFVKREADVLIASAIIQSGLDVPNANTIIVNRADLFGLAQLYQLRGRVGRGGEQAYAYFLIPDEGTLTGDAQKRLIAIQQFTELGSGFRIAAADLEIRGAGNLLGKQQSGHIAAIGLDLYMQMVEQAIQRLKGHVMEDDPDPTLQLPVSAFIPEQYVADPHHRLSLYKRLTACGQIGELALLHGEIQDRYGHPPEPVERLLEVMQLRTHAKRLRLASIEVHGQTAKVVFHQKSIIPETSIHRLMDQLKKRLRFLSPVSFEVQMRDSDWSALFSELNAILQSLDLCDTKTIQEGTTTS, encoded by the coding sequence ATGTTCAATGACTTGTGCTTCTTCCACGAACTCATGGGTCATCCGGTCGAGGACCTCGCCTGGTTCCCGGAATGGGAAACGCTTCCCTATGAAGCGACGGCGCCGCATGTCGGGTTAATTGCACACCGGATGACCACGCTCCATCGCCTGTTGGTCAACCCGCCCACCATTCTCGTCACCTCCGTCGCCGCTGCCATGCATCTTGTGATCCCACGCTCGACATTCGCGCAGGCGATCATTCAATTCAAGACGACGGAGGCCTTCGAACGGGACTCGCTCATCACCAACCTCCTTCGCCTGGGATACCGACGAGTGTCCGTCGTGGAAATTCCCGGTGAATTCAGCATCCGCGGCGGCATCGTGGATATCTTCTCGACTGCTTATGCCAACCCGGTTCGTGTGGAATTCCTGGGTGATCAAGTTGAATCGATTCGGTTGTTTGACCCGGCGACCCAAACGTCGATTAAGAAATTGAACGACGGCTTGGTCTTGCCTGCACGAGAGTTCGTTCGGCCTCCACACACCCCGGATGCGATCGTGCCGATACAAGCGGATGCTGAATGGCGAAGCCCTGACCTCTACGATTCAATGGACACGCTCTTCGACTATCTTACAGCAATCCCTTTCCTCGCCCTCGATCAACCGGATGCACTAAAAAAAGCCTGCGAGGCGGCCTGGGAGAGGATCGACGACGGATATCTCCGTCATGTGGACCGTGATGCCACGCAGCCGTATCCCTCCCCCGAGCGACTCTTTCTGACCTGGCAAGGCCTCCAACAGCGGATCGCGACGTGGCCCATGGTGGCTCTTGAGCCGCTGGCGGCGCCGGACTCAACGTGGAAGGAGACTTTTTCGTTTTCTACCCAAGCACCGGGGAGTATCGGACTCGGTATCAGGGGTACCGCCTTCAGCCAAACACTGACCCTGTTAGATGGACTCCGGAACGACCATCGGGTCGTCTTGGTGGCGCGAAGCCGCGGGCAGGTCGACCGCTTGCTCGCGCTGTTCCGAGAGCACGATTTGCCCGCCGACCCATGGAATCCGACAGCCTGGTCCGGCCACAGGACCGGCAAGCTGCCGTTCTATGTCCTGCACGGCGACCTTTCGGCTGGATTTCTCTCCGCAGAGCTTCGAGTCGCGCTCCTGACGGAAGAAGAGCTATTCGCGAAGGGAGCGCGCCACAAACCACAGCCGAAAAGCAGAACGGCGACCTTCCTCTCCTCCTTGGAGGACCTGAGCGTTGGCGCCTACGTCGTGCATGTGCAACACGGCATCGCCAAATATCGAGGGCTCAAGCGCCTCTCGGTTCAAGATTTCGAGAGCGACTTCCTGATTCTCGAGTTCTCCGGCGGAGATACTCTTTATGTTCCTCTCGATCGGTTGAACCAGGTCCAGCGATACAGCGGAGCCGAAAGCCATGTCCCTCGGCTCGATCGCCTGGGCGGCACCAGTTGGGCCAGGACCACCGCGCGCGTGAAGAAGGACATCGAAGAGATGGCCCAAGAATTGATCGACCTCTACGCAAACCGTGAGCTGGTGAAACGAAATGCGTACGGCGCGACCACGACTCTCTATCACGAATTCGAAGCGGCCTTCGAATACGAGGAAACACCGGATCAGCTCAAAGCCATCGAAGATATCGGTAAGGACATGGAATCCACCAAGCCCATGGACCGACTCGTCTGCGGCGACGTGGGATACGGGAAGACGGAGGTCGCCATGCGCGCCGCTTTCAAAGCCGTCGAGCATGATCGACAAGTTGCGGTACTGGTACCGACCACCCTGCTGGCCCACCAGCATTATGAGAACTTCGCCGAACGATTCGCCCCGTTTCCCATGCGGGTGGCGCTGCTCTCACGATTTCAATCGACCAAAGAAACGAGAACCATCCTCAAAGATGTCGCGACAGGAATTGTCGATATCGTAATCGGCACTCACCGGCTCTTGCAGCAGGATGTGATGTTCCGCCATCTCGGCCTCGTCATCATCGACGAGGAGCAATGGTTCGGCGTCAAACATAAGGAGCGGCTCAAGCAACTTCGCACGCAGGTCGATGTGGTGACGCTTACCGCCACCCCCATTCCACGTACCCTTCAGATGGCCATGTCGAGCGTCCGCGATCTCTCCATCATCGATACCCCGCCGGCTGGACGCTTGGCGATCAAGACGGAGGTCATCCGGTTCAGTGACAAGGCCGTACGAGACGCCATCCTGCGTGAACTCGGGCGTGGGGGACAAGTCTATTTTGTTCACAATCGTGTCGAAACCATGGAGCGGATCGGAGCATGGCTGCACCAGTTGGTTCCCGAAGCGCGTATGGTCATGGCGCACGGCCAGATGGATGCCAGACCGCTGGAAGCCGTGATGCTGAAATTCGTGAAACGCGAGGCGGACGTCTTAATCGCCTCAGCCATCATTCAGTCCGGACTCGACGTTCCCAACGCCAACACCATCATCGTCAATCGAGCGGATCTCTTCGGCCTCGCGCAACTCTACCAGTTGCGTGGACGGGTCGGACGCGGCGGAGAGCAGGCCTACGCCTACTTCCTCATCCCCGATGAAGGCACGCTCACCGGCGATGCTCAGAAACGATTGATCGCGATTCAGCAATTCACGGAGCTCGGATCGGGCTTCCGTATCGCTGCGGCAGACCTTGAGATTCGAGGAGCAGGAAATCTTTTGGGCAAACAACAGTCGGGCCATATCGCCGCGATCGGCTTGGATCTCTACATGCAAATGGTGGAGCAGGCTATCCAGCGGTTGAAGGGACATGTGATGGAGGATGATCCGGACCCGACCTTGCAACTCCCCGTTTCGGCGTTTATTCCTGAGCAGTATGTGGCCGATCCCCACCACCGTCTGTCCCTCTATAAACGACTGACGGCTTGTGGCCAAATCGGCGAGCTGGCCCTGTTGCATGGGGAGATTCAGGACCGTTACGGTCATCCTCCGGAGCCTGTCGAACGACTGCTTGAAGTGATGCAACTCCGGACTCACGCCAAACGACTGCGTCTGGCCTCGATCGAGGTACACGGTCAGACGGCCAAGGTGGTGTTCCACCAGAAGTCGATCATCCCTGAGACCTCCATCCACCGATTGATGGACCAGCTCAAGAAGCGGCTACGGTTCCTGAGCCCGGTCTCATTCGAGGTCCAAATGCGTGATAGCGATTGGTCGGCGCTTTTTTCAGAACTCAACGCAATCTTGCAAAGCCTCGATCTCTGTGATACCAAGACCATCCAGGAGGGAACGACTACCTCTTAA
- the yihA gene encoding ribosome biogenesis GTP-binding protein YihA/YsxC, which translates to MKIFGAEFIKSCVTPEQFPSGQLREIAFVGRSNVGKSSLINSLLNRRDLAKVSRTPGKTRAVNVFLVSTSDPGLSQFHLVDLPGYGFAKVSRSVRTQWGPLIEDYLVGRALLCGVVLLVDSRIVTDQDCQTIAWLRSIRRNPLVVATKVDKVKASERVRTLRQTHRALGLADGELLIPYSSETGDGRDRVWGVLREVVGRRPADIS; encoded by the coding sequence ATGAAAATCTTCGGAGCTGAGTTTATCAAAAGTTGCGTCACTCCAGAACAATTTCCGTCCGGCCAGCTTCGAGAAATTGCCTTTGTGGGACGCTCCAACGTGGGCAAATCATCGTTGATCAATTCGTTGCTGAATCGGCGAGACCTGGCAAAAGTCAGCCGGACGCCTGGAAAGACGAGAGCCGTGAACGTGTTTCTGGTCTCGACTTCCGACCCAGGTCTTTCACAATTCCACCTCGTGGATCTACCCGGCTACGGATTCGCCAAAGTGTCGAGATCCGTCCGCACCCAGTGGGGACCGTTGATCGAAGACTATCTCGTCGGTCGAGCCTTGCTGTGCGGAGTCGTGTTATTGGTAGACAGTCGGATCGTGACCGACCAGGATTGTCAGACCATTGCGTGGCTCCGTTCAATCCGTCGGAATCCCCTGGTTGTGGCGACCAAGGTCGACAAAGTGAAGGCGAGCGAACGGGTGCGTACTCTGAGGCAGACACATCGGGCCTTAGGACTCGCCGACGGCGAACTGTTGATTCCCTATTCGTCGGAGACCGGGGACGGACGGGACCGGGTGTGGGGAGTTCTACGCGAGGTGGTCGGAAGACGTCCCGCAGACATTTCTTGA
- a CDS encoding response regulator, whose translation MIGDGMGIFWFIAAANVLLVAPLVFFLVQASRRARTERILAEAERVRFQENEQRLRSLLDRRQALQHAVAKVLAGASTVEQAVPDLLQAVVVNLDWHVGLFWRVQDDRRTIICTQGWSVGTTAAHELLRSSRQDSHTVGSDLAGHCWARGEPLWVEDAARTPMCTRGPVEATGMLHAACAFPIWLRASVYGVMELFSGEPQAEDEDLLRALGTVGRQIGLFVERTEVEAALHENEARISMIIDTALDAVMTMDHTGRITEWNAQAEQVFGWSAHEVIGRDAADTIFPPPHRLNYREYVQRLLERRDAPLSNRLVEMIGLKRDGSEFRIEVAMTSLVVEGSVIFSAFIRDITSRKEAEQALKDYAQQLEHINQQLDAALKEAKAATEAKSSFLSTMSHEIRTPMNGVIGMTGLLLETTLTDEQREYAETVRTCGNHLLTLINDILDFSKIEAGKLDLEVIEFDLRLAIEESLDLVAERASSKGLNLACLFHADVPRNLRGDPSRLRQIVMNLTANAIKFTDSGDVVVEVTVEAQSKEEATIRVAVTDTGIGISEASRERLFQSFSQADGSTTRKYGGTGLGLAICKRLVDMMGGTIGMMSRVEEGSCFWFTMNLHKQADDACGADTSAALLAGLRILIVDDKAVNRRMLELMTKGWGMQPTVADSGSEALDVLRGQQGQPRFDLGLLDVDMSPTDGIELARAIRARAEGGDIKLVLLTSFGRRGDAKTAKEAGLAAYLTKPIRERQLYDGLVAVITPGPGASGMPPPRKSLPLVTRHTLAETKAKMDLRILLAEDNIINQKVAVRLCQRLGYRIDVVANGREVVEAVSRIRYDVVFMDCQMPDMDGFEATSRIREQEASGICHRVLIIAMTANAMQGDRERCLAAGMDDYLSKPISVDALAAVLDRVNQDHERSRRDENQEAA comes from the coding sequence ATGATTGGGGATGGGATGGGCATATTCTGGTTCATTGCAGCGGCCAATGTTCTGCTGGTCGCTCCCTTGGTTTTCTTCCTTGTACAGGCATCCCGACGAGCACGAACCGAAAGGATCCTCGCCGAGGCCGAGAGAGTCCGATTCCAGGAAAATGAGCAGAGGCTTCGGAGTCTTTTGGATCGTCGGCAAGCGCTCCAGCATGCTGTGGCCAAAGTGCTCGCAGGTGCCTCCACGGTCGAGCAAGCGGTCCCAGACCTCCTCCAGGCGGTTGTCGTGAATCTCGATTGGCATGTCGGTTTGTTCTGGAGGGTCCAGGACGACCGCCGGACCATCATCTGTACGCAGGGCTGGTCGGTCGGTACAACGGCGGCGCACGAGTTGCTGAGAAGCAGTCGGCAGGATTCCCACACTGTCGGGTCCGATCTGGCGGGGCATTGTTGGGCTCGCGGCGAGCCGCTGTGGGTGGAGGATGCGGCAAGAACCCCCATGTGTACACGTGGGCCTGTCGAAGCGACGGGAATGCTGCACGCAGCCTGCGCCTTTCCGATTTGGTTGAGGGCGAGCGTCTACGGTGTCATGGAGCTCTTCAGCGGCGAACCTCAGGCCGAGGATGAGGATTTACTGAGAGCCTTGGGCACAGTCGGAAGACAGATCGGGCTGTTCGTCGAACGAACTGAAGTGGAAGCGGCGTTACATGAGAACGAAGCACGCATCAGCATGATCATTGACACAGCCCTCGACGCTGTGATGACGATGGATCATACAGGTCGAATTACCGAGTGGAATGCTCAGGCGGAACAGGTGTTTGGCTGGTCTGCGCATGAGGTGATCGGGCGCGATGCAGCCGACACCATCTTTCCGCCGCCCCATCGGCTCAACTATCGCGAGTATGTTCAGCGACTCCTTGAACGCCGGGACGCGCCGCTTTCGAACAGGCTGGTCGAAATGATCGGCCTCAAGCGCGACGGCAGTGAATTCCGCATTGAAGTCGCCATGACGTCGTTAGTCGTCGAGGGGTCCGTCATCTTCAGCGCATTTATCCGAGACATTACGAGCCGGAAAGAAGCGGAGCAGGCGCTGAAAGATTATGCCCAGCAATTGGAACATATCAATCAGCAGCTGGATGCCGCATTAAAGGAAGCCAAAGCCGCCACCGAGGCCAAGTCGTCGTTCCTCTCGACCATGAGTCACGAAATCCGGACACCGATGAATGGTGTGATCGGGATGACCGGTCTTTTGCTGGAGACCACACTGACGGATGAACAGCGTGAATACGCTGAAACAGTTCGGACCTGCGGCAATCACCTGTTAACGCTCATCAACGACATTCTAGATTTTTCCAAGATTGAAGCGGGAAAACTGGATTTGGAGGTGATTGAGTTCGATCTTCGGCTTGCCATCGAGGAGTCCTTGGACCTCGTGGCGGAACGCGCGTCATCCAAGGGGCTCAATTTGGCCTGTCTCTTTCACGCCGATGTGCCACGAAATCTCCGTGGTGATCCGAGTCGCCTCCGGCAGATTGTGATGAACTTGACGGCGAACGCCATCAAATTTACCGATAGCGGAGATGTGGTGGTGGAGGTGACGGTTGAGGCTCAATCGAAGGAGGAAGCGACGATTCGGGTCGCGGTTACGGACACAGGGATCGGCATCTCCGAGGCATCCCGTGAACGGTTGTTTCAGTCGTTCAGTCAGGCCGATGGATCCACGACGAGAAAATATGGTGGGACCGGCCTCGGTCTTGCGATTTGCAAACGTCTTGTCGACATGATGGGAGGAACGATTGGGATGATGAGCCGGGTTGAAGAGGGAAGCTGTTTCTGGTTTACCATGAATCTGCATAAGCAAGCTGATGATGCTTGCGGTGCCGATACCTCCGCCGCCCTGTTGGCAGGTCTCCGCATCTTGATCGTGGATGATAAGGCCGTCAATCGAAGGATGTTGGAGCTGATGACGAAGGGATGGGGGATGCAACCGACGGTGGCCGACAGCGGCTCCGAGGCGTTGGATGTCCTGAGAGGGCAGCAGGGGCAACCGCGGTTCGATCTTGGGCTGTTGGATGTGGATATGAGTCCGACAGACGGGATCGAATTGGCCCGTGCGATAAGGGCACGAGCTGAAGGAGGCGATATCAAACTCGTGTTGCTTACGTCGTTCGGTCGACGGGGAGATGCGAAGACAGCCAAAGAAGCGGGATTAGCAGCCTATCTGACCAAGCCGATTCGTGAGCGACAGTTGTACGATGGTCTCGTCGCGGTCATCACGCCAGGCCCTGGTGCTTCAGGTATGCCGCCCCCGAGGAAGTCGCTCCCACTCGTCACACGGCACACCCTTGCAGAAACCAAGGCTAAGATGGATCTCCGCATTCTCCTGGCCGAGGATAACATCATTAATCAAAAAGTGGCCGTTCGTCTCTGCCAGCGGTTAGGGTATCGAATTGACGTCGTGGCCAACGGGCGTGAGGTGGTCGAGGCGGTGTCTCGTATTCGCTATGACGTGGTGTTCATGGATTGCCAGATGCCGGACATGGACGGCTTCGAAGCGACAAGCCGCATTCGGGAACAAGAGGCCTCCGGAATTTGCCATCGTGTGTTGATCATTGCCATGACGGCGAATGCCATGCAGGGAGACCGTGAACGCTGTCTTGCTGCGGGAATGGACGACTATCTCTCAAAACCTATTTCGGTAGACGCGCTGGCCGCAGTCTTGGACCGAGTCAATCAGGATCACGAACGTTCTCGTCGGGACGAAAACCAGGAGGCCGCATAG
- a CDS encoding peptidylprolyl isomerase yields MPRLMMPFRFLIFHRTYCLPGLLVGMLVGLGPVVSGCTERQEEPVVALVNGRAITQTEFDLRWDELSKATRSRYEKEGGKRRFLDELITRELLMQEARRQGLDQDDTIRDKTQRYKEQLILDELLKDKLQSKVEVTQAELDAYYEKHANQLLDPLKANVSVMLLSNVYAARDLEAQMHRGGSFAKFAQRYSIDEKTKSKGGELGPYRKGLVPPEVDAIIHTLKIGMVSAPIKTDNGYYLIMLSPLDEAILQVDLATHERLRQELLSDKRRKRFDEVIADIRANAVIRFAGASRHITEDTGKR; encoded by the coding sequence GTGCCACGGCTTATGATGCCCTTCCGGTTTCTGATCTTCCACAGAACATATTGTCTACCTGGGCTGCTTGTCGGCATGTTGGTCGGTTTGGGGCCGGTGGTTTCGGGATGCACCGAGCGACAGGAAGAACCGGTCGTCGCCTTGGTGAATGGTCGAGCCATTACTCAAACCGAATTCGACCTTCGCTGGGATGAGCTCTCCAAGGCCACACGCTCCCGCTATGAGAAGGAGGGTGGGAAGCGACGATTCCTGGACGAACTCATCACCCGAGAGTTGCTGATGCAGGAGGCCCGTCGCCAGGGCCTTGATCAGGACGATACGATTCGGGACAAGACCCAGCGGTATAAAGAGCAGCTGATCCTCGACGAACTGTTGAAAGACAAGCTCCAATCCAAGGTCGAGGTCACCCAGGCAGAACTCGATGCCTACTACGAAAAGCACGCCAACCAACTATTGGATCCCTTGAAAGCCAATGTCTCGGTAATGCTCCTCTCCAATGTGTATGCCGCCAGAGACCTTGAAGCGCAGATGCATCGAGGCGGGAGTTTTGCCAAGTTTGCGCAGCGCTACTCAATCGATGAAAAAACGAAATCCAAGGGCGGTGAGCTCGGACCCTACCGAAAAGGACTGGTCCCCCCCGAAGTCGATGCCATCATCCACACCCTCAAGATTGGGATGGTCAGTGCACCGATTAAGACCGACAACGGCTATTACTTGATCATGCTGAGCCCGCTTGATGAAGCCATTCTCCAAGTTGATTTGGCGACGCACGAACGGCTCCGACAAGAATTACTGTCCGATAAGCGCCGCAAACGATTCGACGAGGTCATCGCCGATATTCGGGCAAATGCCGTGATTCGCTTCGCCGGGGCCTCTCGCCATATCACCGAGGACACCGGTAAACGCTAG
- a CDS encoding VOC family protein gives MNNSIFHLAFPIHDVEATLRFYVDGLGCTIGRRTKQAVTLGLAGHQLVAHVVPNQPSKQQGIYPRHFGLVFLSHEEWQTLADRAKAKGLSFYQQPRVRFPGTRIEHRTFFLEDLSHNLLEFKHYTHESAIFGEADHGQVGDAEEI, from the coding sequence ATGAATAATAGTATCTTTCACCTCGCCTTTCCGATTCACGACGTGGAAGCCACGCTTCGGTTCTACGTAGATGGTCTCGGCTGTACTATCGGACGTCGCACAAAGCAGGCGGTCACGCTTGGTCTGGCTGGTCATCAGCTCGTTGCGCATGTCGTGCCGAATCAACCCTCGAAGCAGCAGGGAATCTATCCCCGTCATTTCGGACTGGTATTTCTCTCGCACGAGGAGTGGCAAACGCTGGCAGATCGAGCCAAGGCGAAAGGCCTTTCCTTCTATCAGCAGCCACGCGTGCGTTTTCCAGGCACACGCATCGAACACCGTACCTTCTTTCTAGAAGACCTGTCCCACAACTTGCTTGAATTCAAACACTACACCCACGAATCGGCCATCTTCGGAGAAGCAGATCACGGCCAGGTTGGCGACGCCGAGGAAATCTAG
- the mtgA gene encoding monofunctional biosynthetic peptidoglycan transglycosylase: protein MDARRKAHHSPTFLRHYTYDPPSPKSTGRRRATPVLLWSTLLILLPLGILALSWLSTLPDTDLLVRTNPTSTALMDHRLARAAEQGRTDKRQWIWTPLSRIAPELQRAVIAAEDASFFVHEGFDWEGIRDAALYNLEAGELKRGGSTITQQLAKNLYLSSERSLFRKVREALITRSLEHRLTKTRILELYLNVAEWGRGVYGAEAAARHHFGKSASDLTADESAWLAAILPSPQRYDPIRKTAFLTRRHQRILGWMEKVAVSSHKRLQ from the coding sequence ATGGATGCAAGACGGAAGGCACATCACAGTCCGACCTTTCTGCGCCACTACACATACGATCCTCCCTCGCCCAAGTCAACCGGCCGACGCAGAGCGACCCCTGTTCTTCTCTGGAGCACCCTGCTCATTCTACTTCCGTTAGGCATCCTTGCGCTGAGCTGGCTCAGCACTCTTCCCGACACAGACCTCCTTGTAAGGACCAACCCGACATCGACGGCGCTCATGGACCATCGGCTGGCAAGAGCGGCCGAGCAGGGACGCACCGACAAGCGACAATGGATCTGGACACCTTTGAGCCGAATCGCACCGGAATTGCAACGTGCCGTGATCGCAGCAGAGGACGCTTCGTTCTTTGTCCATGAAGGATTCGATTGGGAAGGCATCCGCGACGCCGCGCTGTACAATCTGGAAGCGGGGGAACTAAAACGAGGCGGGAGCACTATCACGCAGCAGCTGGCGAAGAATCTGTATCTGTCATCAGAACGTTCGCTGTTCCGCAAGGTCCGTGAAGCCTTGATCACCCGCTCGCTTGAACACCGGCTGACCAAGACACGTATCCTCGAACTGTACCTCAATGTCGCAGAATGGGGGCGCGGCGTGTATGGGGCGGAAGCCGCAGCTCGTCATCACTTTGGGAAATCTGCCTCTGACCTGACCGCGGACGAATCTGCCTGGCTGGCCGCTATTCTACCCAGTCCCCAACGTTACGATCCTATCCGGAAAACTGCTTTCCTCACCCGCCGGCACCAACGTATCCTTGGTTGGATGGAGAAGGTCGCCGTGTCATCCCACAAACGCCTTCAATAA
- the rfaE2 gene encoding D-glycero-beta-D-manno-heptose 1-phosphate adenylyltransferase — protein sequence MATKVLPREQLVSSLADERAKGKRIVFTNGCFDLMHIGHTRYLQAARALGDILVVGVNSDASVRTLDKAPDRPIVPQAQRAEVLGALGCVDFVVIFDESDPLQLISAVQPDVLVKGGDWVIDRIVGRDIVEARGGVVKTIPLVPGMSTTGLLQRIRSTAK from the coding sequence ATGGCGACAAAGGTGTTGCCCCGCGAGCAACTAGTTTCCTCACTTGCCGATGAACGGGCAAAGGGGAAGCGAATCGTGTTCACAAACGGCTGTTTCGACCTGATGCATATCGGACATACCCGCTATCTGCAGGCAGCCAGGGCCCTCGGCGACATTCTGGTTGTTGGTGTCAATAGTGACGCCTCGGTCCGTACGCTGGACAAGGCGCCCGACCGACCGATTGTGCCTCAGGCACAACGGGCGGAGGTGCTGGGAGCCTTAGGCTGTGTGGACTTTGTGGTCATTTTCGACGAATCGGACCCTCTTCAGCTCATCAGCGCCGTGCAACCGGACGTCCTGGTCAAGGGTGGGGATTGGGTGATCGACCGGATCGTCGGCCGCGACATTGTCGAAGCTCGTGGAGGTGTCGTCAAGACGATCCCGCTGGTTCCCGGCATGTCGACCACTGGACTGCTTCAACGTATCCGATCAACCGCGAAGTAA